Proteins encoded by one window of Deinococcus radiodurans R1 = ATCC 13939 = DSM 20539:
- a CDS encoding glutaredoxin family protein: MTPLPTLTLYHRPGCHLCEQAQTHLDELGFAYQLHDISGDAALTARHGDHIPVLALGDRVLLRGVLSRSRLSTLKLRLLREQEA, from the coding sequence ATGACCCCCCTCCCCACCCTCACCCTCTACCACCGCCCCGGCTGCCACCTGTGCGAGCAGGCGCAGACGCATCTGGACGAACTCGGCTTTGCTTACCAGCTGCACGACATCAGCGGTGACGCGGCACTGACTGCCCGGCACGGCGACCACATTCCGGTGCTGGCGCTGGGGGACCGGGTGCTGCTGCGCGGTGTGCTGAGCCGCTCGCGCCTGAGCACGCTCAAGCTGCGGCTGCTGCGCGAACAGGAGGCCTGA